One Odocoileus virginianus isolate 20LAN1187 ecotype Illinois chromosome 6, Ovbor_1.2, whole genome shotgun sequence DNA segment encodes these proteins:
- the LOC110152592 gene encoding olfactory receptor 4K15-like, whose protein sequence is MDQENNSGVTEFVLHSLSGSRELQIFYFAFFTLFYLSIVLGNLLIVLTVFYEPSLHTPMYFLLSNLSFIDVCLSTFATPKMIVDFLVEHKTISFEGCMAQIFFLHVFAGGEMMLLVAMAYDRYVAICRPLHYATIMNVRKCVSLVVGSWLIGVLHSVSQLVFTVNLPFCGPNRVDSFFCDLPLVIKLACTDTFTLEVLMLSDSGLMAMCSFLLLLVSYAVVLLTVWRRSSAGMAKARATLAAHIAVVTLFFGPCIFIYAWPFSSLPVDKFLSIFYTVFTPLLNPLIYTLRNKEVISAMQKLRHRQVSS, encoded by the coding sequence ATGGACCAAGAAAATAATTCAGGAGTGACTGAATTTGTATTGCACAGTCTTTCAGGTTCTCGAGAGCTAcaaattttctattttgcattttttacacTCTTCTATTTATCTATTGTGCTGGGGAACCTTCTCATAGTGCTCACAGTCTTCTATGAACCTTCCCTACACACACCCATGTACTTTCTACTCAGTAACCTCTCCTTCATTGATGTGTGTCTGTCCACTTTTGCTACTCCCAAAATGATTGTTGACTTCCTCGTGGAGCACAAGACCATCTCCTTTGAAGGCTGCATGGCCCAGATATTCTTCCTGCACGTCTTTGCCGGTGGTGAGATGATGCTCCTTGTGGCCATGGCATATGATAGATACGTGGCCATATGTCGCCCCCTGCATTATGCCACCATCATGAATGTGCGCAAGTGCGTAAGCCTCGTGGTGGGCTCCTGGCTCATTGGGGTTCTGCACTCGGTAAGTCAGTTGGTCTTCACAGTGAACCTCCCATTCTGTGGCCCCAACAGAGTGGACAGTTTTTTCTGTGACCTTCCCCTGGTTATCAAACTTGCCTGCACAGACACCTTCACTCTTGAGGTCCTGATGCTTTCAGACAGCGGTCTAATGGCCATGTGCTCCTTTCTGCTCTTGTTGGTTTCCTACGCGGTCGTCCTGCTCACCGTGTGGCGGCGTTCCTCAGCGGGCATGGCCAAGGCAAGGGCCACCCTGGCCGCCCACATCGCCGTAGTAACCCTCTTTTTCGGGCCCTGCATCTTCATTTATGCCTGGCCTTTTAGCAGTCTCCCAGTGGATAAGTTTCTCTCaatattttatacagtttttaCTCCTCTTTTAAATCCCTTGATCTACACCTTGAGAAATAAGGAAGTAATATCAGCAATGCAAAAACTAAGGCACCGACAGGTGAGTTCCTAA
- the LOC110152590 gene encoding olfactory receptor 4K5 — translation MDKVNSSVVSEFVLLGLSSSQELQLFFFVFFSVLYVVTVLGNLLIILTVTSDNRLHSPMYFLLGNLSFVDICQASFATPKMIADFLSEHKTISFSGCIAQIFFIHLFTGGEMMLLVSMAYDRYVAICKPLHYVVIMSRRTCTVLVMISWAVGLMHTLSQLSFTVNLPFCGPNVVDSFFCDLPRVTKLACLDSYIIEILIVVNSGILSLSTFSLLVSSYIIIFITVWFKSSAAMAKAFSTLAAHITVVILFFGPCIFIYVWPFTTYPVDKVLAIFYTIFTPILNPIIYTLRNRDMKTALRKIMTHYLRPKKISEMPVIVRNSLY, via the coding sequence ATGGATAAGGTCAATTCGTCGGTGGTGTCTGAGTTTGTATTGCTGGGACTCTCTAGTTCTCAGGAGctccagcttttcttttttgtttttttctctgtgttataTGTGGTCACTGTGCTGGGAAACCTTCTCATTATCCTCACAGTGACTTCTGACAACCGTCTGCACTCTCCCATGTACTTTCTCTTGGGAAACCTTTCCTTTGTGGACATCTGTCAGGCTTCCTTTGCTACTCCTAAGATGATTGCTGATTTTCTGAGTGAACACAAGACCATCTCCTTCAGTGGCTGCATAGCTCAGATTTTCTTCATTCACCTTTTCACTGGCGGGGAGATGATGCTACTTGTCTCCATGGCCTATGACAGATACGTAGCCATATGCAAACCCCTGCACTATGTTGTCATCATGAGCCGAAGGACATGCACTGTTCTGGTGATGATCTCCTGGGCTGTGGGCTTGATGCACACACTGAGCCAGTTGTCATTTACTGTGAATCTGCCTTTTTGTGGGCCCAATGTAGTAGATAGCTTTTTTTGTGACCTCCCTCGAGTGACCAAACTTGCCTGCCTGGACTCTTACATCATTGAAATACTAATTGTAGTCAATAGTGGAATCCTCTCCTTAAGCACTTTCTCACTCTTGGTCAGCTCttatatcattattttcatcACTGTCTGGTTTAAGTCTTCTGCTGCAATGGCCAAAGCATTTTCTACTCTGGCTGCCCATATTACTGTAGTCATATTATTCTTTGGACCTTGCATATTTATCTACGTGTGGCCTTTTACCACCTACCCTGTGGATAAAGTTCTTGCCATATTTTATACCATTTTCACTCCCATTCTAAACCCCATTATTTATACATTAAGGAACAGAGATATGAAGACTGCCTTGAGAAAAATTATGACCCATTATCTGAGGCCCAAGAAAATTTCTGAAATGCCAGTAATAGTGAGGAATTCCCTTTATTAG